The DNA sequence GTGCGGACGCGCTCGCGCAGGCTCTCCTCGAAGTCGAGCTCTCCGCGCATGGCCCGCTCGGTGATCTCGGCGACCTCGCTGCGCGAGCCGGCCTCCTCGGCGAGCAGCTCGATGACTTCGTCATGGATCAGGGTGGAGTCGGCGTCGAGGACGACGAGGAAGCGGGCGGCCCGCTCGGAGGGGCGGATGCCGCCGTGTTGATGTCCTGGCGTCATGGGACGACGTGCACTCCCTTGCCGACGACGGTGATCCCGGACTCGGTGACGGTGAAGCCGCGTGCGCGGTCGCGGTCCGGGTCCACGCCGATGCGCGCGCCCTCCGCGACGACCACGTCCTTGTCGAGGATCGCCCGGCCGACGAAGGCGTTCGGCTCGATCAGCGCGCGCTCGAACACGACGGAGTCCACGACCTTCGCGCCGGAGGCGACGGTGGCCCACGGGCCGAGGACGCTGCGCTCCAGGTGCGCCCCGGAGATGACGGAGCCGAGCGAGACGATCGAGTCGATCGTGGTGCCGAGCGCCCCGCGGCCGTCGCGGACGATCTTGGCCGGAGGTGAGTTGAGCACCTGGCTGAAGATCGGCCACTCCCGGTTGTACAGGTTGAAGACCGGCAGAGCCGAGATGAGGTCCGTGTGCGCTTCGAAGAACGAGTCGATCGTCCCCACGTCGCGCCAGTAGTAGCGGTCGCGGTCGGTGGAGCCCGGCACGTCGTTGTTGTTGAAGTCGTACACGGCGGCCTCGCCGCGCGTGACGAAGTCCGGGATGATGTCCCCGCCCATGTCGTGGTTCGAGTCGGGACGGTCGCCGTCGCGGATGACCGCGTCGATGAGCGCGTCTGCGTCGAAGACGTAGTTGCCCATCGAGGCCAGCACCTCGTTCGGCGAGTCCGGCAGGCCCACCGGGTCCGTCGGCTTCTCGCGGAACGCGGCGATCCGGTCGGGCCGGTCGCCGTCCACCTCGATGACGCCGAACTGGTCGGCCAGCGCGATCGGCTGGCGGATCGCGGCGACCGTCGCGGGCGCGCCCGAGTCGATGTGCGCTTGCAGCATCTGGTTGAA is a window from the Leifsonia shinshuensis genome containing:
- a CDS encoding glucose-1-phosphate adenylyltransferase; the protein is MAAGKKIFGIVLAGGEGKRLMPLTADRAKPAVPFGGQYRLIDFALSNLINSQLRQIVVLTQYKSHSLDRHVSQTWRLDGMLNSYIASVPAQQRLGKRWFSGSADAILQSLNLLRDERPDIVVVVGADHVYRMDFNQMLQAHIDSGAPATVAAIRQPIALADQFGVIEVDGDRPDRIAAFREKPTDPVGLPDSPNEVLASMGNYVFDADALIDAVIRDGDRPDSNHDMGGDIIPDFVTRGEAAVYDFNNNDVPGSTDRDRYYWRDVGTIDSFFEAHTDLISALPVFNLYNREWPIFSQVLNSPPAKIVRDGRGALGTTIDSIVSLGSVISGAHLERSVLGPWATVASGAKVVDSVVFERALIEPNAFVGRAILDKDVVVAEGARIGVDPDRDRARGFTVTESGITVVGKGVHVVP